Sequence from the Xylanibacillus composti genome:
CGCCATTGACGCTTACAATAACATCTCCTTGGACGAGTCCCCCGCGATCCGCAGGCGAATTTTGCTCCACGCTCATAACTTCCGTTGTGGTGGGTTCCCCGTTCGGAATGCCTGTCATATAAACGACGGTGAGAAAGAGGATGAACGCAAGCACAAAGTTCATCATCGGTCCGGCGAAGATCGCCATCGAGCGCTGACCGACGGTTTTTCCGCCGAATTGGCGATCAAGCGGCGCAATCTGCATGTCCATGCCCTTCGAGACAATCGAGGCCTGCTCATGCACCGGCCATATCTGGCGCTCGCCGTCAACCTCCCATTCCATAACCAGCTCTTTCTCCAGGTCGATTCGCTCGACCGTACCGACCAGACAATCCGCCCTTCCTTCCACGCCGTCCGTATAGAAGCGGGTTACCTTTCCGTCTTCAATGCGGACAGCCACTCTATGTCCCGGATTAATCTGCACAATTTCCGGATCTTCGCCTGCCATGCGAACAAAGCCGCCAATCGGCAGCAAGCGCAGCGTATACCGGGTTTCCTTGCGCTTGTAGCTGAACACCTTCGGACCGAAGCCAATCGCAAATTCCCGAACCAGAATGCCCGCCCGCTTGGCAAAGTAGAAATGCCCGAATTCGTGGATGCCGACGAGCAGGAAAAACATCACCACAGTCAACAAAATGCCTTCAGCCGTCAAGCTGTCACTTCCTTTGCGCAAAAAATCGATGATAATAGCTTAACATGGACCCCTACTATTATACAAGCAAACCGGCTTGTTCATGAGTGAATGTCAAAAAGAGACGGCTTCCGCCTGCCTTCTCGCCCAGGCATCAATTTCCAGTATCGCTTCCAGCCCGGGTTCAGCTTGCGGCTGATGCTTCGCCAGCACTTGTTCGATAATGGTTTCAATGTGCAAAAACTCGATTTCTCCGCGCAAAAACCGCGCCACCGCCGCTTCGTTCGCGGCATTGAACACAGTCGGCATGCTGCCGCCCGCACGTCCGCTCTCATAGGCCATCCGCAGACAAGGGAAGCGGGCGAAGTCCATCTCTTTGAACTGAAGCTTGCCCAGTGCGGCCAAGTCCAATTGCTCCGCGGCCAGCGGCAAGCGGTCCGGATAACTGAGCGCATATTGGATCGGCACACGCATATCCGGCAAGCCAAGCTGCGCAATGACACTCGTATCCGCAAATTGCACGAAGGAGTGTATGATGCTCTCCGGATGAATCAATACCTTGATTTGCTCGTAAGGCATCTGAAACAACCAATGGGCCTCGATGACTTCAAGCCCCTTATTGACCATAGTCGCAGAATCGATCGTAATTTTCGCCCCCATTGACCAATTCGGATGATTCAGCGCTTCCTCTACCGTGACACCCTTCAGCTCATCCCTCGTACGGTCACGGAAGGAGCCGCCGGAAGCTGTCAGCGTAATCGCCGCAACGCTGCTGCGCGCTTCCCCTTGCAAGCATTGATAGATGGCCGAGTGCTCGCTATCGATTGGCAGCATCGTCACGCCGCAAGCGCGCAGCCTTTCGGTTACGATATGGCCTGCCGTTACCAGCGTTTCCTTGTTGGCCAGGCCAATGGTGCGGCCAGCCTCGATAGCGGCCAGCGTCGGCTTCAAGCCGATGCTGCCTACCATGGCGCTTACGACATAGTCGGCATCTCCTCCTGCCGCTGCTTCCAACAGCGCCTCTTCCCCATAGGAAACCTGCACAGGCTGACGCACTTCAGAGCGCAGCCGGTCTGCGGCGGCCTTATCCGCGACAACTACCCGCTTGGGACAGAACTCCTCTATCTGCTCCGCCAACCGTTCTGTATTGTGTCCGGCTGCAAGCGCCTCAATCTGGAAGAGCTCGGGATGCTGACGCACCACATCCAGTGTCTGGGTCCCGATGGAACCGGTAGATCCAAGTATAACTAGACGACTCATGCTGCATGCTCTCTCCTTCCTTCATCTGCTGCGGCTATACGGCGGGAAGGATTTGCAGCACATGGACAATTGGGAACACAAGCAGCCAGCTGTCCACGCGATCCAGCACCCCGCCATGCCCCGGCAGCAGCGTGCCGGAGTCCTTCACATCACGCACCCGTTTCAGGGCGGATTCGATTAAATCTCCGCTCTGCCCTGCTATCGCAGCTGCCAAGCCAAGCAGCAGCGCTGTACTCGGCGCAAGATCATCCGGTCTCGCCAGCGACCAGCAAACAGCGAACACTATCGCCATCGCCATGCCGCCAATGGCTCCTTCTATCGTCTTGTTCGGGCTGATGGACGGCCACAATTTCGTACGGCCGAAGGCGCGTCCAGCGAAATAAGCGCCAATGTCAGACAGCCATACGCATCCAAAGACGAGAATCGTCAACGCCAATCCATATTCCAATCGGGTCACCATCATATAATGAAATCCGAAGCCTATGTACAACACGCCAAGGAATCCCAAGGCGGCGTGATCAATCGTTTCGCGATTTTTCGTTGCAACGGTAATGAACAGCATAACCGCAAGCAGAATCCATACGACCGCAATCCAGTCATAGCTCGGCAGAAAGGCAAACGGAAACCCTTGCAGGATAATGACCGACATGCCGACAAAGCCTGTAATTGCGGTAGGACCGAAGCGACGAATGCGATTGATTGTCAAAAATTCATAATACCCGATCAAGGAGAGCCCAGCCATTAACAGGGCAAACCACAGGTTTCCCAACACTAGCACGGCCAGGAAGCCGACAGCTGCCGGTATTCCCGTAACAAATCGCTGTTTCATGACCATTCCCCCTGTCTCCGGCTGACTCTACAATCCGCCGTATCTCCGAACGCGCTTCTGATAATCGTGTATGGCACGTTGAAAATGCTCTTCCGTAAAGTCAGGCCAAAATACATCCGTAAACCAGAGCTCGGCATAAGCGAGCTGCCACAGCATGAAATTGCTCAAGCGAATTTCGCCGCTTGTGCGAATAAGCAAATCCGGGTCCGGCAAATCGCCGCTGAGCAAATATTGGCGAAACAAGCTTTCATCCAGCTGGTCCGCACGCACAGCGCCTGATGCCGCTTCCTCCATCAGCCGCTGCACACTGTGCAAGATCTCCTTGCGGCCGCCGTAGTTGAAGGCGAAGTTTAGAACAAGCCCTGTATTGCTTTCCGTACGCTTGACTGCTTCTTCCACTGTTTGCAGCGTTTGCTCCGGCAGCAGCTCGCGATGGCCCATCATGCGCACCTGCACATTTTTCTCCTCAAGCTCCCCGATCATCTTTGGGAAAAATTCTTGCGGCAGGCTCATCAAGTAGTCGACTTCATCCTTCGGGCGCTTCCAGTTTTCCGTGGAGAACGCATATAACGTCAATACCTTGACACCCAGACGATCCGCAGCCATCGTTATCTCCCGGACGTTGTTCATGCCGGTATGGTGGCCTGCCACCCGAGGCAGGCCGTGCTCTCTGGCCCAACGGCCGTTGCCATCCATGATGATCGCCACGTGCTTCGGTACACCCTCCGCCTCGACGGATGTGCCTGCCGGTTCCTTTGCGTCCGGTCTCCCTTTTGATTGAAACAGACGTTTGATCATCCCGCGTCCCCCATCTTTCGGATGATAGCAAAGCATAAACCCCCGCTAACAGCAGGGGATTTATCGAACAAGCATTATACTTCCAAAATTTCCTTTTCCTTGGCAGCGAGCACTTTATCCACTTCTGCCGTGTATTTATCTGTCAGCTTCTGAACATCGTCCTGGTGGCGGCGGGACTCGTCTTCCGAAATCTCGCTTTTCTCCAGCTTTTTGATATCATCGTTGGCGTCACGGCGAATGTTGCGGATCGCTACCTTTGCTTCCTCGCCGTATTTGCGGGTCAGCTTGACGAGCTCCGCACGACGTTCTTCCGTCAGTGCCGGTATCGTAAGGCGAATGACAGAGCCGTCGTTCGTTGGCGTCAACCCGAGATCAGACTTCATAATCGCCTTCTCAATATCCCCTAGCGAAGACTTATCCCACGGCTGAATCATCAGCGTGCGAGCGTCCGGCGTCGTAATGCTGCCCACCTGGTTCAAAGGCGTCTGCGTACCGTAGTAGTCCACCTGGATGCGGTCCAGCAACGCAGGTGTTGCCCGTCCGGCACGCAATGAAGTCAACTCTCTCTTCAAAGCCTGAATCGCTTTATCCATCCGTTCTTCCGCATTTTTCTTGATCGCTTGTGGCATATTACATTCACTCCCTGCGTATAAAATTTGATCGTATCAGGCGTCAGCAATCAGCGTTCCGATCGTTTCGCCAAGGACGACGCGCTTAATGTTACCTTTTTCCGTTATGGAGAATACAATTAATGGAATATGATTATCCTTGCACAGCGAGGAAGCAGTTGCATCCATGACGCCAAGGTTTTGGTTCAATACGTCCATATAGGTAAGCGTATCAAACTTCTTCGCTTCCGGATCTTTGAACGGATCGGCCGTGTAGACGC
This genomic interval carries:
- the rseP gene encoding RIP metalloprotease RseP → MFFLLVGIHEFGHFYFAKRAGILVREFAIGFGPKVFSYKRKETRYTLRLLPIGGFVRMAGEDPEIVQINPGHRVAVRIEDGKVTRFYTDGVEGRADCLVGTVERIDLEKELVMEWEVDGERQIWPVHEQASIVSKGMDMQIAPLDRQFGGKTVGQRSMAIFAGPMMNFVLAFILFLTVVYMTGIPNGEPTTTEVMSVEQNSPADRGGLVQGDVIVSVNGEEIGIDRERLINLIEQNPEQTMEWTVSRDGESVTLQVTPANEGGVGKVGIGIGSNVPTRTPNVWEALERSAVIMKDSTVVIFDGLKQLVTLQLKLDDLGGPVRITEVTGDAVSRGMDVYVFWAGMLSLYLGIFNLLPFPALDGSRLLFLGLEAVRGRPVDPNRESMVHFIGFALLMLLMIAVTYNDILRLFRS
- a CDS encoding 1-deoxy-D-xylulose-5-phosphate reductoisomerase; the encoded protein is MSRLVILGSTGSIGTQTLDVVRQHPELFQIEALAAGHNTERLAEQIEEFCPKRVVVADKAAADRLRSEVRQPVQVSYGEEALLEAAAGGDADYVVSAMVGSIGLKPTLAAIEAGRTIGLANKETLVTAGHIVTERLRACGVTMLPIDSEHSAIYQCLQGEARSSVAAITLTASGGSFRDRTRDELKGVTVEEALNHPNWSMGAKITIDSATMVNKGLEVIEAHWLFQMPYEQIKVLIHPESIIHSFVQFADTSVIAQLGLPDMRVPIQYALSYPDRLPLAAEQLDLAALGKLQFKEMDFARFPCLRMAYESGRAGGSMPTVFNAANEAAVARFLRGEIEFLHIETIIEQVLAKHQPQAEPGLEAILEIDAWARRQAEAVSF
- a CDS encoding phosphatidate cytidylyltransferase, giving the protein MKQRFVTGIPAAVGFLAVLVLGNLWFALLMAGLSLIGYYEFLTINRIRRFGPTAITGFVGMSVIILQGFPFAFLPSYDWIAVVWILLAVMLFITVATKNRETIDHAALGFLGVLYIGFGFHYMMVTRLEYGLALTILVFGCVWLSDIGAYFAGRAFGRTKLWPSISPNKTIEGAIGGMAMAIVFAVCWSLARPDDLAPSTALLLGLAAAIAGQSGDLIESALKRVRDVKDSGTLLPGHGGVLDRVDSWLLVFPIVHVLQILPAV
- a CDS encoding isoprenyl transferase; the protein is MIKRLFQSKGRPDAKEPAGTSVEAEGVPKHVAIIMDGNGRWAREHGLPRVAGHHTGMNNVREITMAADRLGVKVLTLYAFSTENWKRPKDEVDYLMSLPQEFFPKMIGELEEKNVQVRMMGHRELLPEQTLQTVEEAVKRTESNTGLVLNFAFNYGGRKEILHSVQRLMEEAASGAVRADQLDESLFRQYLLSGDLPDPDLLIRTSGEIRLSNFMLWQLAYAELWFTDVFWPDFTEEHFQRAIHDYQKRVRRYGGL
- the frr gene encoding ribosome recycling factor, yielding MPQAIKKNAEERMDKAIQALKRELTSLRAGRATPALLDRIQVDYYGTQTPLNQVGSITTPDARTLMIQPWDKSSLGDIEKAIMKSDLGLTPTNDGSVIRLTIPALTEERRAELVKLTRKYGEEAKVAIRNIRRDANDDIKKLEKSEISEDESRRHQDDVQKLTDKYTAEVDKVLAAKEKEILEV